The Anaerolineales bacterium DNA segment GCGGCTGACGATCTTGCCGGAGGGATGTTCGTCGTAGAACGACATATCGTGGCGTACCGTGGCGTCGAAGACATCCTCCCGCAGTTTGAGCACGACGTCTCCGATCACGCGCGCCGAAAGCCATTGGCGCGCGAAATTCGAGATCCAGGCCAGGCCGCCCATCAGCAGCACCAGACTACAACTGAGCGCGATGCTGGTCAGGGATGGATTTTTCCCGACGACATCGATGGCTCTGGCGATGGCGATCGGTGCACCGCTTCCGGCGACCGAATTGATCGTCAGCGCTACAGCCACATAGAGAACCTGTCTCCCAAACGGGCGGAAATAACTCAGGATGCGCGCCAGAAGAACGCGATCGCCGTATTCACGATCGTAGGCTTCCGTATCCAGACCGTCCAGGATAAAGCCCATCGCTCAATCGTCTCCATCGTGGATCGGGGCAGCGGAAGGCCTCACGCTTCCGCTTCCCGATTCGACTCGGGAAAAAATACGCCGGTAATCTGCGCTGCGCTCCAGCAGTTCCTCGTGCGTGCCCTGATCCACCAATCTTCCCCGGCGCAGGACCAGAATGCGATCGGCCCAGCGGATCTGACTGAGGCGGTGTGTGATCAGGAACGTCGTCCGTTCGCGACTGATCTGGCGCATGGCACGCTGGATCTGATCTTCGGTGGCACTGTCGATGGCGCTCGTGCTGTCGTCCAAAATGAGGATGCGCGGATCGGTGAGAAACGCGCGGGCGATGGCGATGCGCTGCCTTTGTCCTCCGGAGAGCATCACGCCGCGCTCGCCAATTTCCGTCTCATAGCCGTCGCGGAAGGATTGGATGAAATCATCAGCCTGCGCCTCAAGGGCGGCCTTTTCGATACTTTCCCGCGAAGGTGAATCACATCCGAAGGCGATGTTTTCCGCGATCGTGCTGGAAAACAGGAAGATCTCCTGCTCGATCGTCGAGATCTGCGAGCGCAGCGATTCCATGCTCCAATCGCGCACGTCGATTCCATCGATCTTCACACAACCTTCGTCGACGTCGTAAATGCGGTTGATCAAACGCGTCAGCGTGGTCTTGCCCGAACCGGTCTCGCCGACGATGGCGATCGTCTTGCCGGCCTCGGCCTTGAAATTGATCTCGCGCAGCACGGATTGATCGCCGTAGCTGAAACTGACGTTCTCGAAAACCACCTCGCCGCGCATCGGCTTGCTGATCCCGCCGACGTTCTCGTCCAGTTCGGTTTCGGTGTTGATCAGCTTCAGGATTCGCTCTGCGCTGGCGATACCCAGTTGAACCAGATTGAAGGAGAAGAGAGAGATGAACGTCGGAAACCGCAGCGCGCCCATCAATCCGACGAATGAGATCGCCTCCCCCAGACTTATCCGCCCCGCTTGCCAGACGAACAAGGCATGAAAGAGTCCAAACGCCCAGCTCAGGCTGAAAATCAGCATGGGCCAATAGCGCGCCTGAATTTCTCCCTGCTGCACGAACAAGTCCCGATAACGGCGGGCGTCGTGTGTGAATTTGTCCCACTCGAAGTGTTCCTGCACCGTGGACTTGACCACTTCGATTCCGGCGATGGCTTCGGCCAGACCGGCGTTCATGTCTCCAAATTGATCGCGCATGGCCGTGCTGACCGGATTCAAACGATGGTTGTAATCAAGCAGGGTCAGGATGAGCAGAACCAGGAAGATCGAGGGTACGAGCAGCAACTCGGTCCGGATGGCACCGATCAGCACCATGGGCACGATGGTGTTCATGACGGAGTCGGTGATCAACATCACCCCCGGACTGAACATGAGGTTCAACGTGCGCACGTCGTTGGTGGCGCGTGCCATGATGTCGCCGATGCGCTGGCGGCCATGGAAAGTCTGACTCTTCCCCAGCAAACTGACGTACAGTTCGTGGCGCGAATCACGTTCCACGCGCTGTGCCAGGAACTCCGCGGAATAATTGCGCATCAAGCCCGTCAGTCCCTGGCTCATCGCTGCCACCATAACCGTGAGGGCCACCTTGATCAATTCACCGCGTTGAAAACCAGTGCCGGTGATGACGTCGAAGGCGCGCCCGATGAAGAGTTGAATGTTGCTGTATGCCATGTTGTTGCCAAGTGCGGCCAGGATCATACCGAGCAGGAATATGGGATAGCGCAAGGTGTGCGACAGGATCCAGCGCACGGGTCCCGTGCGTTTGTACTTGTATTCGGATTCGAGTGAAAACTCGCGCTTTTCGATCGTCAATTCAGTCATGGCCAGGAAATTAGATTATACACGTCCAAATCCTGTTTCGGTGATCCAGGTCGTAATTAATTTCGGAAAGAGCGCGCGCGGGATTCTGTCTATAGAAGGCGAGCGTCGGGCAGCCCCTATCTATTCATATTAAGCGGAGGGCGAAGCGGAGCGCAGCCCGCAGTAGAAGGACGGCTCTTCACCTTCTCCACGCAGTGTCAACGCTCCTCCTTCGACTTCACTCGCTGCTGCGCAGCTCGTTCCGCTCAGGATGATGAAAAAGGAATTACTGGCGCCGGATGTTTATCCGTCGGTGTTCGGGATAAATCGTAGGACCTGCCATAGATCGGCAGATTCAAATCTGCCGCATATCGGATGCGGATAAATGTCCGCTGCCGCCGTTTTCAGGGCCGAATCTCGACCACCACACCGTTTTCGGCCCAGTTGTACAACGCCTCCCCCGCCTCCAAATCGAGGATGATACAACCGTACGAAGCGGGTCGCCCCAGCACGTCCGCCCACAACCGCCGCCCGCTCGAAAGCAGCGGCAATCCGTGGATCCCGTTGAGCAGATCGGGTGTGGCGTAATAAATCCCCAGAAAATGCGGCATGTACAGGTCCCAGATCGAAGCGTAGGCGTTGAGTTCGTGCGTCATGACCTGGAATATGCCGGGCATCGTCGGAGAGGAATCGATCCCGGTACTGACGACGTACTCCCGATACAAATCCCCATTCTCGTAGACCCACATCCGCTGTTCGGTGATGCTGATGACGATGCGCTTGCCCATCACGACGGGCAGCTCCAACAACGAGTCTTTCGGCGGCACGACCAGGGTTTCACCGACCCGCAAGCCGCGTCGTGAGAGCATCGGATTCTCCTCGAGCAGCTTCCAGAACGGCATCGACACCTTGAAACCGATCGAAACCAGATTGTCGCCCGAAACGATGACGTAGCTGGTCGGAAGATAGTGGATCAAAATGGGATCGGACGCTTCACCTTCGAGTGCCTGCCCGACGACCACCCGCGCTTCCTCGTGATCGAAACTGCGTTCTTCTCCCAGGGAATCATCCAGCCCCTGGAGATATTCTTCGATTGCCTCCGTTTCGATTCCAATCGAAATACTCGAGATGTTGCGATCCAATGCAACCCAGGAAGCGATCGATTCGCGATCGGGTTTCCATTCAAAGGTTTCATCCGTCACTGGATCGTATGCACGCAGGCTGACGTCCGCGTGCAGCATGCCTTCGAGAGTGTCCGCCGCTTCGGAAGCGTCCACGATTTTCGGTTCGCTGGGTGACGTAACGAGGGGAATCAAGCGACGTTCCGTCAGGATCGCAGATGGGTCCTGCTCGAGCAAAGCGAGGCTGGCCTCGACATCCAATACCCTGCCGAAGCGGCCGGGCTGGTACGCCACGTCACCATTATCAACGGATAACTGCGCTTCGGCGGCGGGAATCGCTACGACCTCGGCCCAGGTTTCGAGTCCGTGTCGAGCCGCGATCTCATCCAGGTAGACCCAGGGCAGCACGTCAGTCGGCTGCCGGAAACCGTGCAGCCAGGTTCCGATCCCCCGGATCAATCCCTGGCCGCGGCCCACAGAGAAAGCTCGCATCGCCGTAGACCGGGCATCCACACCCAAGCCGAAATCGGCCGGTGTGACGACCCACGCCCGATCGGCGTCCGAGCTGTCTACGGCGGTCAGGCGCAGCTCCCGATTCCAAACACGATCCAATTCCTGCGCCGCTCTCTCCAGGCTCAGGCCTTCCAGCGGCATACCGCCGACCGTTACACCGGGCATGATCTGGCCGGATATCTGGCAGGTGAGGTAACCCACCAGAATCACGATGACGGCAATCAGCAGCAGGACGACCCCGATCCCTGCGCACCATCTCGCCGTTTTCACGACCTTCGGCGAGAACGTTGGAGGCGTAAACCGCCTGGATGCCGATTTCGTTGCGGATTTTCTCGTCGTTTCCACGGATGCCCTAACTCGTCAGGAACATCACCACCGATGAAGCGATGTTCATAAATCCTCGCATCATCCAATCATATTCATATTGACAAAGGATGCAAAAAGGCTGCCAATCAAAACTGAATTCATCCCAAATTTACCAAAATGTGAATACTAATCGGAGTCTTTGGTTGAGAGGGGATTGGATTTCCAACGTGGTTTGCCGCCCTTGCCGAGCTTCTCCTGGTACATTTGCCGATCGGCAGCATTGAGTGCTGCGCTGAGTGAGCCCTCGCTCATGATCGTTGCCGAACCTAACGAAAGCGAAAGGGGATTGTCCTCATTCTCGGAGTTGTGGATCTCGACTTCCGCACGCAGCCGTTCGAGTGCAACGTTCACGATGTTTTCGTCCGCGTTGGGAAGCAGCACGGCAAACTCGTCGCCCCCGATTCGTGCGACGACGTCGTCCGCACGGAAAATCTTGCGCAGTACGGCCGCAGAACGGCGTAAAACCTCATCCCCGGCTTCATGACCGCGCGTGTCATTGATCACTTTCAAATCGTCGATATCCACCATGACGACGCTGATGGGATAGAGTTCGTCATGCTCCAATCGCGCCAATTCCTCTTCAAAACACCCACGATTGTATAAGCCGGTGAGCGCATCGTGCATACTCATGTAGCGCAAGCGCTCCTCGGTCTTTTTACGGTTGGTGATGTCCGTCATGACGGCCATTGATCCGACACGGCGGTCGTTCTCATACAACATCGAGCCGCTGACCAGAACCGGGACCCGCGTGCCATCCTTTCGCAGGAGTTCGACTTCATAGCGGTCCGATTCCACCCCTTGACGCCGGCGTTCGTTCGCCGCGTCCACGATGGGCTGTTGATCGGTGGGAAGAAATTTCGTCCAGTGTTTGCCCAACATCTCTTCTTGCGAATATCCCACGAGTTTTACCATGGCCGGGTTGACGAAAGTAATGCGCTCGTTTTCATCGTCGACGACGATTCCCTCCATCAAGCGCTGTACGATGTTCTCGTGGAATTCTTTGAGCTGGCGCAGCTCGATCTCCGCCGTACGCTTCTCGACCGCGCGCCGCAGCGTAAGCAGCAGTTGATCGACGTCGTACGGTTTCTCCAGATAGCTGTAGGCGCCCAGGTTGATCGCTTCGATCGCAGTCTCACTCGAGGCGTGTCCGGTGATCATGATGCATTCCGTCGCGGGAAATCGATCCCGAATTCTCGCCAACAGCTCCAACCCGGACATGTCCTCCATCTTCAAATCGATGAGCGCAACGGCCGGAACTTCATTTTCTATGGCGACCATGGCCGATACACCGCAAGAGGCGGAAATCGGATGAAAACCTTTCGTTCGCAGGATGTCCTCGAGGGTTCTGCGTAAATTTTGATCGTCGTCTACGATCAGGATCGTTTCGTCGCTGCTCATGCCTGCTGCGCTCTTTATGTCATCTGATGGATGTGCATCCTAGAAGATATTCGAACGAAGACATTGTTCATCGGATTCACGAATCACCCACTCTGCTCGTGATGGACGACAGGGAGTACGTGCGGCGAAGAAAAAAGGACGGGCATCGTGTCGGTTCGAAGCTGCACCTTCACAACTGACTATATCACGTTTCGTTCCGATCTCGCAGCGCCCCGGCCAGCACTTCGATCGGGTGGAGCGCCGACTTCCCCGTCGTGTGTTCGATCTGCTCGCGACAGGAAGTCCCTGCAGCACAAACGATCGTATCCGCATCGGCGCTGCGGACGGCGGGCGCCAGGGACATCTCCGCCAGCTTGATCGAGAGATCGTAATGCTCCTTTTCATAGCCGAAAGAACCGGCCATGCCGCAGCAGCTGGAATCGACCTCTTCAACCGTGCAGTTGGGAATCAATTCGAGCATCTGCCGCGTGGCCTCGGTCCCGAAACTCGCCTTCTGCTGACAGTGGCCGTGAAACAACACGTGTCGCGGAGTCGCATCGAATTCGAGTCCCAGGTGACCGTTATTTGCCAATTGAACGAGATACTCCTCCAACAAAAATGTCACGCTTGCGACGTCGTCCGCCGCTTCCCCGGGAACCAGATCCGGATACTCATCCACCAGCATGGCCATGCAGCTCGGCTCACAACCGACGATGGGAATGCCGCGCGCCGCATAGGGAGCCAGCAAACGAACGTTGTGCTGCGCCGCTTTTCTGGCTTCCCCCAGGAAGCCTTTCGACACCGCCGGCCGCCCGCAGCAGACCCGATCCCACAGTATGATCGGTTCACAGCCGGCAGCTTCGAGCACGCGGATGGCCGCCTCGCCGATTCTCGGCGAGTTATGCTCCATGAACGTGTCGTGAAAGAAAACGACCTGCTTCAGGGTCGCCGTGGCCTGGCCGTCGAGCTGCGCTTTGTGCTGTCGATACCAGCGGCTGAAAGGTTGACTGGCGTAACGCGGTAGAGAACGCGCCTTGTGGACACCCAAAACGGTCAGTGCCCACTTGCCCGGCCCGCGCATGAGCGCATTGACCACCGGTGCAAAGGGCTGAGCGAATTTACTCAGCCCAGCGAAGTGGGCGAACAGCCGCGAACGCAGCGATGGCCGGTGTTTTTGATAGTACTGGTATAAGAATTCAGCTTTGAGTTTCGCCATGTCGACGGAAGAGGGACATTCCGACGTGCAGGCGTGGCAGGATAGACACAGATCGAGAACATCGTACAGTTCCTGGGAACTCATTCCCTCCGGACCCAGCAGACCCATCATCGCTGCGCGCAGTGCGTTCGCCCGGCCGCGCGTGCTGTGCGTTTCGTCTCGCGTGGCCTGGAAAGAGGGGCACATGACGCCCTGTTCCAACTGGCGGCACACGCCAGCGCCGTTGCACATTTCCACGGCCCCGGCGAATCCGTGATCCTTGCGAAATTGAAAGACGGTCGACTGTGGCTCGTACGGCGTGGCGTAATCGCTTCCGTAGCGCAGTAAGGACTCATCGTCCATCTTTGCCACGTCGACGACCTTCCCCGGGTTCATCAAACCTTTAGGATCGAAGACCTGCTTGACATCGCGAAAAGCCTGAGTGAGTTCGGGCCCGAAAAGCTTCTCGGAAAATTCACCGCGCGCCATTCCCTCACCGTGTTCCCCACTCGTCGTACCGGAATACGAGATCACCAGTTCGCAGGACTTCTCGGCGATCTGCCGCATTTGCGCTATACCCGTCTTCGTTTTCAGGTCGATCATGGGACGCAGGTGCATGCATCCCGCACTGGCATGGGCATAAACCGCCATCTGGCCCACGCCCACCTCGTGGGCGAAATCGTCGATCTGCGCCACGTAATCGGCCAGATGTTCCACAGGAACGGCGGCGTCCTCGATGAAGGGAATGGGTTTCGCATCCCCGCGCATGCTCATCAAGATACCCAAGCCGACCTTGCGCGTCTGCCAGACAAGTTCTTGTTGGGAGGCATCGGCGAGAATCACCAGCGCACCTTTATGATTCAGCTGACTCAATTTCTTTCGCAAACGCTCGATCCCTGCATCCAGTTCGGCGTCGTCATCCCCTTCGTATTCGACGACCAGCACCATTTGAGGATCACCTTCGATTAAAGTGAGCATTTTACGGTAGTCGCTTCCCGTCCGGGTCAGGTCGAGCAGCATTTTGTCGATCGCCTCGATCGCGGCGGGCTGCGTTTCCAACAAGGGCGGCACGGCTTCCAGGGCCTCGCGCACGTGGTCGTAATGCACCAGGGCGAGTCGTTTCCGCAAGGGCGCTGGGACCAGGTGGAGAGTCATTTCCGTCATCACGCCTAACGTGCCCTCGGAGCCGACGATCAACTTCGCCAGATTGGGTATGGAGTTGCCCGAAAGGTGATTCAGGTTGTATCCGGAGACGCTGCGGAACGTGCCGGGATAATGCGCCTCGATCTCGTCCGCATAGCGCCTGAGGATCACGGGCATTTCACGGTACACCCGTCCCTCGATGCCCGACCGTTGAGAATAGGTCTCCCAGGCTTGCAGGGTAGATTCTCCGAAATGCACCCGCCGGGCATCGGCCAGGACGACGTCCATATCGACGACGTGGTCCACCGCCAATCCGTAGAGGATGGAATGGGCGCCCGAAGCGTTGTTTCCCAGCACGCCGCCCATGGTCGCTCGATCGGCGCTGGCGGGATCGGGGCCGAACATGAGGCCGTACCGTTCGAGACGTTTGTTAAGCTGCCCCAGCGTGATCCCCGGCTGGGTCCGTACGGTACGTGCCTGCGGATCGATCTGCAGGATGCCGTCCATGTGATAGGAGAAATCCAGAATCAAAGCGCGGCCTACGGTCTGGCCGGCGAGACTGCTCCCGCCTCCCCGGGGCAAGACCGGAACGCCATGTTTGCCGGCGACCTTCACCGCAGCGACGACTTCGTCGGCGTCACGCGGCAGGACTACACCGTAGGGCATGATCTGGTAGATGCTGGAGTCGGTGCTGTAGAGCAGCCGCGTCATGCGATCGAAGGACGCCTCCCTGACGACGCGTTTCAGATCGTTGATGAATTCCTGGCTTGCCTCAAATGAATCGTCTCGAATCATTGTACGTCTACCTACTATACAACCGGAGGCAGTTGACTGCCTCCCATGAATTCAGGTATTTTGCTTTAACCCAAGATACTGATATTCTAACGCATGAATTCGGTCAGCAGGAATACGTCTGCGGCGCTCACCAGGTAAGAGGCCGCCACGGATGCAGACTGCCGTCGAGATCGCATGGAGGTGCATCAAACCCATGCCGCATACGATTCTGGTCGTGGATGACGAAACTGCTATCGTCGAGTTACTGAGCTACAACCTGGAGAAAGCGCACTACGGCGTGCTCGTGGCACGCGATGGGATAGAAGCACTCCGCCTGGCTCGCGAGCGGAGACCCGATCTGGTCATCCTCGACTTGATGCTGCCCGGCCTGGACGGCCTCGAAGTATGCCGCGAAATCCGCAAACACGGCGACACGCCCATCATCATGCTCACCGCACGCAGCGAGGAGGTGGACCGCGTCGTGGGCCTCGAACTCGGCGCCGACGATTACGTCGTCAAACCCTTCAGCGTGCGGGAACTCATGGCGCGTATCAAGACCGTTCTGCGACGGACAAAAGCCCAGGCTCAACCTTCGGGCGGTACCTTACGCGCGGGGGATTTGTCCTTACGCCCGCAAGAACACGAAGTCCATTGGCGGCAGATCCCCGTCGAACTGACTCCCCTGGAGTTCGATTTGTTGGAGACGTTAATGCAGCATGCGGGACAAGTGCTGACGAGGGAACAGCTCCTCAGCCGGGTATGGGGATATGACTATCACGGTGATTCACGCGTCGTCGACAGCGCCATCAAACGCCTGCGCGCCAAGCTGCGCAAAGCCGGTGCCGGATCCGCGCCTATCGCAACCGTGCGGGGAGTCGGGTATCGGCTGGATCGGGAATGAACGTCGTGGATCGAAGGGTTCGCCCGGTAAGCTTGTGGTTACCCACCCAGACTACCCGGCGCAGATGCGTGCGCGTGCGTGTTGACACACTTCTGACACATGCGGCTGCTACAATGTGGGTCCAATGTTCCGATCGATTCGCGCTCGTCTGATCGCCTCCTACCTGCTCGTGGTCCTGCTGGCGATGGGAATCGCTGCCGGTTTGGCCTGGGCGGCGCTCGATCGCGCCTTTCTGGGCATGCTGCGCGAGAATCTGCAGGTCGAGGCCTGCCGCCTGGCGGAAGCTATCGAACTGGTGAAAAGCGGCGGCCAGACTACGCTCAACAACCCCGTACAGCAAACCATCCCAGGTGCATACTCCCCCAGCGCCAACGTCCAGCCCGGATATCACGAGTGCATCATCGACAACGAGGGCACGGTGATCTCGCTTGGACAATCCACCGTCCAGACGGACGCAGTGCAAAAACAAATCGACGAAGGATGCCAGAGTCCGGCGATCCTCGGCCGCAGCGAAATCCAAAGCGTGCTGAGCGGCGAACCGGCGACGGCGGTCCGCACTTACGATTGGGCGCCGGACCAGCGCGTGCTCTACGCCGCCTGCCCCGTTCGCCTGGAGAACGGGAACATCGGCGGTGTGTATTACATCGCCAGCCCGGTGCCGCGTTTGAGCCTGTCGCTCTTTCCGACGTATTTCGGAACACAGGCGTTGGGCAGCATCCTCATCGCAGTCGTTCTCACCGGAATCGCGGGCGCTTTGCTGGCGCGCACCCTGACGCGGCCGCTGCAGCGCCTCACCCGGGCAGCCACCGGCATCACCCGGGGTGAAACGGTTTCTCCCATTCCCCCCGCCTCGACCACGGAATTGAACCGCCTGGGCGAGGCGTTCAACACCATGAACAGCAACCTATCCCTGGCACTCGATGCCCTGGCCGTACAAGCCCGCCAGCGGGAAGTCATCCTGCACGGCATCGCTGACGCCGTCGTCGCAGCCGACGCTGACGGCGATACCGTTCTGGCCAATCCGGCGGCGTCCGTGCTGCAAGAATTCGCTGCGGATTCTCTGCAGCAGGTGATACGAGATACGTTGGCTGGCGATGCGGCACGGACCACAGAAATAACCGCTCGGGATCAGGTGTTTGAGATATTGACCGCCCCGCTGCATGACGAAGATGGACGCATCAGCGGTGCCGTTGCCGTCGGCCACGACATCACCGCCTTTCGCCAGTTGGTGCGGCTGCGCACCAACTTCGTCTCCGATGTGTCCCACGAACTGCGAACGCCGTTGACCGCCATCAAGGGCCTCGTCGAGACCCTGCAGGACAGCGCCGCCGACGACAGGGCTGTGCACGAACGCTTCTTGAATACGATTGCATCGGAGACGGAACGTCTGATCGGCCTCACGAACGATTTGCTCTTGCTTAGCCGGGCGGACACCGGACGGCTCACCCTGGATCCGGCGCCGTTGGAATTGAGCGACGCCGTCGAACGCGCGGTGAGTCAGTTGGTGGAACGCGCAAAAGAGAAGCGGATCGAAGTCGACATTGTGCCCGCCGAAGCGCCCACTCGCGTCCTCGCCGACGCCGACCGCATCCATCAAGTCCTCGTCAACCTGCTCGATAACGCCATCAAGTTCACCCCCTCTGCAGGCCGAATCCGCATCACCTTCGGCCGGTCCGGCGACCACGTCTCCTGTACGATTCAAGATTCCGGCCCCGGCATCCCCACCAAAGAGATCCCCATGCTCTTCGAACGCTTCTATCGCGGCGACCGTGCCCGCGCCCGCGGCGAGAACGAAAGCGGCACCGGCCTGGGCCTGGCGATCGCCAAAACGATCGTGGAAGCGCACGGCGGCCGCATCTGGGTCGAGAGCCGGCCCGTCGATGGTGCGGCTTTCACCTTCACCCTGCGCTGGGAGCCGAACGCCGCCACGTAGCGGACCCTCCTTCATACTGCCACCAATCTGCCTCGTTTTCACCTGCAAACTGCCATGTTGAATCGATAGGGTGGAAGCAAACGAAACCGCCACAGGAGCAGCGCCGCGAAAACGGCGCGTGGCGAAAGGAGCTGCAGATATGAAACCGGCGTCCATTCTTCTCGTAGGTTTTACCGCCCTGGGGGTTTTCCTCTTGCCCTCCAGGACGTCAACGAACGTCGAAACCCAGACACCGCGCACGATCACCGTCAGCGGGGAGGCGGAGATCCGCGTCGTCCCAGATGAAGTCCAGATCACGCTGGGGGTTGAAACATGGAGCGAAAGGCTGGACAGCGCCAAACACGAGAACGACTCCCGCGTCGAAGCCGTGATCGACACCGCAAAGGACTTCGGTGTCGAACCGCAGCACATCCAGACCGACCACATCAGCATCGAGCCGACGTACGAATCTTACAGCTACACTTCGATGCGCATCGTCACCGGCTACTTCGTACGCCGCACGATCGTCGTCACGCTGCGCGACATCAGCGTGTTCGACGATTTACTCTCGGAAGTCGTCGAATCGGGCGCGAATTACGTACACGGGATCCAATTCCGCACCACGGAGCTTCGCAAGCACCGCGACGATGCCCGCGAATTGGCGATCAACGCCGCACGGGAAAAAGCGGTGGCGCTCGCCGGGGAATTGGATCAATCCATCGGCCTGCCCAACAACATCCGCGAAGATCAGGTAGGTTGGTGGTCCTGGTACTCGTCCGGCTGGTGGGGCGCACGCTACGGCGGCACGATGAGCCAGAACGTGATCCAGGAATCGACTCAGGTTTCCACGATGAGCGACGACGGCATGGCCCCGGGTCAAATATCCGTCACGGCGCGGGTCACCGTCGTGTTCGAACTGAATTGAACCCTCGATCCGGAGGGCGGCCGGTCCTTTCCCCAGTGGCGGGGACGTTCATCCCTTCGAGGGAAAATAGGGGCGCAGTTTCGCAGCCAGGTTCGAGATCGGCATTGTCTGCAGCCACACACGGCCGGGGCCTTTGAGCGAGGCCAGGAATAGGCCTTCGCCTCCGAAGAAGATATTCTTCACGCCCTTGACGCGCATGATGTCGAAATCGACCGTCGGCTCGTACGCGGCGACGTGCCCGGGATCGACTTGCAGCAACTCGCCGGAGGCCAGGGTGTATTCGCGCAACTCGCCGGGAATTTCCAAAAAGACGACGCCCGGCCCGGTCACCTTCTGCAGGATGAACCCTTCCCCGCCGAAGAGGCCGGCCCCGAGTCGCTTGCGGAAGAACATCTCCAATTGGGCCGATCCTTCCGCGCACATGAAAGCATCCTTCTGGCAGATGAGGGTTTGTCCGCTGGCAAGTTGAACGTCCAGTACCTTTCCCGGCGCTTCGGGTGTAAAGACGATCAACGCCTCGCCAGCCCGGCACGTATATGTGGTCATGAAGAGTGATTCTCCGGCCAGGGCGCGGCCGAGTCCCTTCATCAAACCCCCGCGCGTGTCGGTTTTCATGTCGATTTCGCCGCGCATCCAGGCCATTCCACCGGATTCGGTGTACATGGATTCTCCCTGCCCCAGATGTACATCGACGCTCTGCATCACTTGTCCGATCACTTCGTATCGCATCGTTCACCTCCTGTGATGTGTACGGAACCTCTCACTTATTCGACGATTTCGATGTAGCGATCCAACGCTCGCGCGCCCACAAACGGCACGAAACCATACGAGCGCGACGTTTGGAGGATCCAGATAATGTTTTCCACTTCAAGCGCATAATCCACGCTGAATACGACCAATCCCTGGCTGCGGGCGAAGGATAATTCTTCCAGGTACTCCTCACTGCTACCGTGCAGCGTACCGTCCGGATAATCGTCGTACTGCCGGCGGCACGCAGTTGACAGACTTTCCCGATAGGCACGCGTATCGATTTCGTCCGCCGTGCGCGGCAGTGGACAATCCCCCTGCGGCCGGTTATCAACGCCGCCATCGAACCACACGTGGGCGACGGCATCGATGCTCCGGCGGAACTCTTCATCTGCGACAAGGTCTGCCGGATTTTGCGCCACGATCACACAGCGCGCACAAGCCTGCCGAATTGTTTCGCTGATCGACCCTACCCAGGCGATCATTTCGGATTTTGCGTCCACCGCATCACGACGGGCAGCCTCTGTCACGATTTCGTCTTCGTACGCCGCCACCCAATCCAGATACACCCCATCGTAGTCCATGTCTAAAACCTGACGCAATAGTCCGTCTTCTCCCATCCAGATCGATTGCCATTCGTCATTCCAGAAGGCCACCGGGAAGTCGACCGCCCAACCAA contains these protein-coding regions:
- a CDS encoding ABC transporter ATP-binding protein translates to MTELTIEKREFSLESEYKYKRTGPVRWILSHTLRYPIFLLGMILAALGNNMAYSNIQLFIGRAFDVITGTGFQRGELIKVALTVMVAAMSQGLTGLMRNYSAEFLAQRVERDSRHELYVSLLGKSQTFHGRQRIGDIMARATNDVRTLNLMFSPGVMLITDSVMNTIVPMVLIGAIRTELLLVPSIFLVLLILTLLDYNHRLNPVSTAMRDQFGDMNAGLAEAIAGIEVVKSTVQEHFEWDKFTHDARRYRDLFVQQGEIQARYWPMLIFSLSWAFGLFHALFVWQAGRISLGEAISFVGLMGALRFPTFISLFSFNLVQLGIASAERILKLINTETELDENVGGISKPMRGEVVFENVSFSYGDQSVLREINFKAEAGKTIAIVGETGSGKTTLTRLINRIYDVDEGCVKIDGIDVRDWSMESLRSQISTIEQEIFLFSSTIAENIAFGCDSPSRESIEKAALEAQADDFIQSFRDGYETEIGERGVMLSGGQRQRIAIARAFLTDPRILILDDSTSAIDSATEDQIQRAMRQISRERTTFLITHRLSQIRWADRILVLRRGRLVDQGTHEELLERSADYRRIFSRVESGSGSVRPSAAPIHDGDD
- a CDS encoding L,D-transpeptidase family protein, with translation METTRKSATKSASRRFTPPTFSPKVVKTARWCAGIGVVLLLIAVIVILVGYLTCQISGQIMPGVTVGGMPLEGLSLERAAQELDRVWNRELRLTAVDSSDADRAWVVTPADFGLGVDARSTAMRAFSVGRGQGLIRGIGTWLHGFRQPTDVLPWVYLDEIAARHGLETWAEVVAIPAAEAQLSVDNGDVAYQPGRFGRVLDVEASLALLEQDPSAILTERRLIPLVTSPSEPKIVDASEAADTLEGMLHADVSLRAYDPVTDETFEWKPDRESIASWVALDRNISSISIGIETEAIEEYLQGLDDSLGEERSFDHEEARVVVGQALEGEASDPILIHYLPTSYVIVSGDNLVSIGFKVSMPFWKLLEENPMLSRRGLRVGETLVVPPKDSLLELPVVMGKRIVISITEQRMWVYENGDLYREYVVSTGIDSSPTMPGIFQVMTHELNAYASIWDLYMPHFLGIYYATPDLLNGIHGLPLLSSGRRLWADVLGRPASYGCIILDLEAGEALYNWAENGVVVEIRP
- a CDS encoding diguanylate cyclase — protein: MSSDETILIVDDDQNLRRTLEDILRTKGFHPISASCGVSAMVAIENEVPAVALIDLKMEDMSGLELLARIRDRFPATECIMITGHASSETAIEAINLGAYSYLEKPYDVDQLLLTLRRAVEKRTAEIELRQLKEFHENIVQRLMEGIVVDDENERITFVNPAMVKLVGYSQEEMLGKHWTKFLPTDQQPIVDAANERRRQGVESDRYEVELLRKDGTRVPVLVSGSMLYENDRRVGSMAVMTDITNRKKTEERLRYMSMHDALTGLYNRGCFEEELARLEHDELYPISVVMVDIDDLKVINDTRGHEAGDEVLRRSAAVLRKIFRADDVVARIGGDEFAVLLPNADENIVNVALERLRAEVEIHNSENEDNPLSLSLGSATIMSEGSLSAALNAADRQMYQEKLGKGGKPRWKSNPLSTKDSD